In one Dama dama isolate Ldn47 chromosome 5, ASM3311817v1, whole genome shotgun sequence genomic region, the following are encoded:
- the CD300E gene encoding CMRF35-like molecule 2, with protein MWLPSALLLLCLPGSLSLTGPGSVAGTVGSSLRIRCQYEKAYKGHNKYWCRGKYGTTCRKIVETEGEEKEKRNGRVSIRDHADNLTFTVTLENLNINDAGSYWCRIQTVWILDVLSLDPSVQVEVSVSPVPSTTPGSIACPAVPATFPTVNDGQNLSIKETSNHCPGSRLSNVHFLLLVFLKLPLFLGMVGAVLWVNRPQSHPGGRERQLDHGGPPCSMLSLGTPFPGIQLFRLDKRDLQILGSRAGGQQLLDSGRTQVFWGHWSREGPGS; from the exons ATGTGGCTGCCCTCAGctcttctccttctctgcctcccag GCTCTCTGTCGCTGACGGGCCCCGGCTCTGTGGCGGGCACCGTGGGGAGCTCTCTGCGTATCCGGTGTCAGTACGAGAAGGCATACAAGGGGCATAACAAATACTGGTGCCGAGGAAAGTACGGCACAACGTGTCGCAAGATTGTGGAGActgaaggagaggagaaagaaaagaggaacggCCGCGTGTCCATCAGAGACCATGCGGATAACCTGACCTTCACAGTGACCTTGGAGAACCTCAACATAAACGACGCTGGATCCTACTGGTGTCGAATTCAGACTGTCTGGATCCTGGACGTGTTGTCCTTGGACCCCTCGGTCCAGGTTGAGGTGTCTGTTTCCCCAG TGCCAAGTACCACCCCAGGGAGCATCGCCTGTCCGGCTGTACCGGCTACCTTCCCGACAGTGAATGATGGACAGAACCTCAGCATCAAGGAGACGTCGAACCACTGCCCAGG GTCCCGGCTCAGCAACGTCCACTTCCTGCTCCTGGTCTTCCTGAAGCTGCCCCTATTCCTGGGCATGGTCGGGGCTGTCCTCTGGGTAAACAGACCTCAGAGCCAccctggaggaagagagagacagcTTGACCATGGAGGTCCACCGTGCAGCATGCTGTCCCTAGGGACGCCCTTTCCAGGAATACAACTCTTCAGACTGGACAAGAGAGACCTTCAGATTCTGGGCTCCAGGGCAGGGGGGCAGCAGTTGCTAGATTCTGGAAGGACTCAGGTCTTCTGGGGGCACTGGTCCAGGGAGGGTCCCGGATCTTAG